In Propionicimonas paludicola, a single window of DNA contains:
- a CDS encoding ABC transporter permease produces the protein MRLTLTLAWRYLFGRGARSLLTTLAVSLGVMLTFGLNGISPAMEAAFTRNLLSSAGAVDLTVADASGQPFAVDVADRVARTPGVAAVSPELQRTVILSDRAVGSPGQLTVVGVDPALAPQVRDLTVDAGRGLAPGDRAVMLVTADLAGRLDLTIGDTLAVPSATGSTKLRLIGLLAGSGVPGQDQAFIPLAQAQQLFSLGGRITTVQARADDGADRGSLERTVQDDLGSSFTVGGLSSNASLLASLQVSKMAFLMFSLFALATAGFIILNSFRTVVAQRRRDIGMLRAIGARRRTILGLFLAESLLQGVVGTGLGLLLGWGMAVGALAVVESTVYQAMHMQVDGPVFTPQTWGAAIVLGVGVTVAAALIPARSAARVSPLEAIRPPAAEVSGRRSGVSTWVGLGMLLAATFGLFSRNTGLVCVGAVLFLVAIALLASAVVAPAGRWLAPLLALRYPREGPIAAGNLQRSPGRSGVTVTVVMLGLSAIVALVTVVDSNTNGFMGYLDRSMSADYLIIPQSIVLGQGNVAAGPELARRVADVPGVAAVTTLRLSQVRTHGGGDVQVIGIDPSSYLKVGDFDWSAGSSDQAISQLRSGRWVIANGVYAAAHQLVPGQQVALETPNGVRSYLVAGIGNDYLNAELSTVYTSHANLARDFNTTADLMVMANQEAGADPAQVEAALQRVTDAYPAFKLYQSAAWKAEQLQLYDSSMIVFDALIAALALPSLLALINTMAISVLARTREIGMLRAVGATRRQIRRVITAESVLLAVIGTVLGVVAGLWLGFAMVLAMRAVGWQMPFSFPWAGIAVAVVVGLVFGVMAARGPARSASRLQVVVALHQE, from the coding sequence GTGAGACTCACTCTGACCTTGGCTTGGCGCTACCTGTTCGGTCGCGGCGCTCGCTCGCTGCTGACCACCTTGGCGGTCTCACTGGGGGTGATGCTCACCTTCGGGCTCAACGGGATCAGCCCGGCCATGGAAGCTGCGTTCACCAGGAACCTGCTGTCCAGCGCCGGTGCTGTGGATCTCACGGTCGCGGACGCGTCCGGCCAACCGTTCGCCGTCGACGTCGCCGACCGGGTGGCCCGGACGCCCGGAGTCGCCGCAGTCAGCCCCGAACTGCAGCGAACGGTCATCCTCTCCGACCGGGCCGTCGGCAGCCCGGGGCAGCTCACTGTGGTGGGCGTGGATCCCGCGCTGGCTCCGCAGGTGCGCGACCTCACGGTGGACGCCGGACGCGGTCTCGCCCCCGGAGACCGGGCAGTCATGTTGGTCACCGCTGACCTGGCCGGACGACTCGACCTGACCATCGGCGACACCCTGGCCGTCCCCTCGGCGACGGGCAGCACCAAGCTGCGCCTGATCGGGCTGCTGGCTGGCAGCGGGGTTCCCGGGCAGGACCAGGCATTCATTCCGCTGGCCCAGGCGCAGCAGCTGTTCTCGCTGGGTGGGCGGATCACCACCGTGCAGGCTCGCGCCGACGACGGAGCCGACCGGGGCTCCCTTGAGCGCACGGTCCAGGACGACCTGGGATCGAGCTTCACGGTGGGAGGGCTCTCGTCGAACGCCAGCCTGCTGGCCTCGCTCCAGGTGTCCAAGATGGCCTTCCTGATGTTCTCGCTGTTCGCCCTGGCCACGGCGGGTTTCATCATTCTGAACAGCTTCCGCACCGTGGTCGCCCAGCGGCGCCGTGACATCGGCATGCTGCGGGCCATCGGTGCTCGGCGCCGCACGATCCTCGGCCTGTTCCTGGCCGAATCACTGCTCCAGGGCGTGGTCGGCACCGGGCTGGGCCTGTTGCTCGGCTGGGGGATGGCTGTGGGGGCGCTCGCCGTGGTCGAGTCGACCGTCTATCAGGCGATGCACATGCAGGTTGATGGGCCAGTGTTCACGCCGCAGACCTGGGGCGCGGCGATCGTGCTCGGTGTCGGAGTGACGGTCGCGGCGGCGCTCATCCCGGCCCGATCCGCTGCGCGGGTCTCACCACTGGAAGCGATTCGTCCGCCCGCAGCCGAGGTGAGCGGACGCCGGTCGGGGGTGTCCACCTGGGTCGGGCTGGGGATGCTGCTGGCGGCAACCTTCGGGCTGTTCAGCCGGAACACCGGCCTGGTCTGCGTCGGTGCAGTGTTGTTCCTGGTCGCGATCGCGCTGCTGGCCTCGGCCGTGGTGGCACCCGCCGGCCGTTGGTTGGCCCCGTTGCTCGCCCTGCGCTACCCGCGGGAGGGGCCGATCGCGGCCGGCAACCTGCAGCGCAGTCCGGGCCGCAGCGGCGTCACGGTCACCGTGGTCATGCTGGGGCTGTCCGCGATCGTGGCGTTGGTCACCGTGGTGGACTCGAACACGAACGGTTTCATGGGCTATCTGGACCGCTCGATGTCGGCGGACTACCTGATCATCCCGCAGTCGATCGTCCTCGGTCAGGGCAATGTCGCTGCCGGGCCGGAGCTTGCCCGCCGGGTTGCGGACGTCCCGGGAGTGGCGGCCGTGACCACGCTGCGCCTGAGCCAGGTGCGCACCCACGGTGGTGGGGACGTCCAGGTGATCGGCATCGATCCGTCCAGCTACCTCAAGGTGGGCGATTTCGACTGGAGTGCCGGCTCCTCCGACCAGGCGATCAGTCAACTGCGCAGCGGACGCTGGGTGATTGCCAACGGGGTCTATGCGGCCGCGCATCAGCTCGTCCCCGGCCAGCAGGTTGCGCTGGAGACGCCGAACGGAGTCCGCAGCTATCTGGTGGCCGGGATCGGCAACGACTACCTGAACGCGGAGCTGTCCACCGTCTACACCTCCCATGCGAACCTGGCTCGGGACTTCAACACGACCGCCGACCTGATGGTGATGGCCAACCAGGAGGCCGGCGCAGACCCGGCTCAGGTCGAGGCGGCGCTGCAGCGCGTCACCGACGCCTACCCCGCGTTCAAGCTGTATCAGTCTGCGGCCTGGAAGGCCGAGCAACTCCAGCTCTACGACTCCTCGATGATCGTCTTCGACGCGCTCATCGCCGCTTTGGCGCTGCCGTCGCTGTTGGCCCTGATCAACACCATGGCGATCAGCGTCCTGGCCCGGACTCGAGAGATCGGCATGCTCCGGGCAGTGGGTGCCACCAGACGGCAGATCCGTCGAGTCATCACCGCCGAGTCGGTCTTGCTGGCCGTCATCGGCACAGTGCTGGGCGTCGTGGCGGGCCTGTGGCTCGGCTTCGCCATGGTGCTGGCCATGAGAGCTGTCGGCTGGCAGATGCCGTTCAGCTTCCCCTGGGCCGGCATCGCGGTAGCGGTCGTCGTCGGCCTGGTCTTCGGAGTGATGGCCGCCCGTGGACCGGCCCGCAGCGCGTCCCGGCTGCAGGTGGTCGTGGCTCTGCACCAGGAGTGA
- a CDS encoding ABC transporter ATP-binding protein: MSQQPDVPVLEITGLRRVYGSGVTAVTALDGVDLSLDQGEFVAVMGPSGCGKSTLLNLIGGLDAADAGSVRLAGTELGSLDDDRLTELRRREIGFVFQFFNLIPVLTARENAALPLRLDGRADADELAERWLEQVGLGGRVHARPDQLSGGQQQRVAVARALATDPALLLADEPTGNLDSKSAGEVADLLRQTSQEWNRTVLMVTHDLVIASHATRLVLMRDGRIMDDLQLDGSLQAPRLALERAGLL; this comes from the coding sequence GTGAGCCAGCAGCCGGACGTCCCCGTCCTCGAAATCACCGGCTTGCGGCGGGTCTACGGCAGCGGGGTTACGGCCGTGACGGCCTTGGATGGGGTCGATCTGAGCCTGGATCAGGGCGAGTTCGTCGCGGTGATGGGGCCGAGCGGCTGCGGCAAGTCGACGCTGCTGAACCTGATCGGCGGCCTGGACGCCGCCGACGCCGGCAGCGTCCGGCTGGCCGGGACGGAGCTGGGCAGCCTGGACGACGACCGGCTCACCGAACTGCGTCGTCGCGAGATCGGTTTCGTCTTTCAGTTCTTCAATCTGATTCCAGTGCTTACTGCGCGGGAGAACGCCGCCTTGCCACTGCGTCTGGACGGACGCGCCGACGCCGACGAGTTGGCCGAACGCTGGCTGGAACAGGTCGGCCTGGGGGGGCGGGTGCACGCCCGTCCTGATCAGCTGTCGGGCGGGCAGCAGCAGCGGGTGGCGGTGGCCCGGGCGCTGGCCACCGATCCGGCCCTGCTGTTGGCCGATGAACCAACCGGCAACCTGGACTCCAAGTCCGCGGGTGAGGTCGCCGATCTACTTCGTCAGACCAGCCAGGAATGGAATCGGACGGTGTTGATGGTGACCCACGATCTGGTGATCGCCAGCCACGCGACCCGGCTGGTGCTGATGCGCGACGGCCGGATCATGGATGATCTGCAGCTTGATGGCTCGCTGCAGGCGCCTCGGCTGGCGCTGGAAAGGGCCGGGCTGCTGTGA
- a CDS encoding efflux RND transporter periplasmic adaptor subunit has translation MNRKRVVMIAIVAAAVIAAGGGAAYASLNSTALVKVTTAGLGRLAVTVDAPGTVAAANQRGVYPPTAATIAKVEVADGDRVSAGQVLVRLNTAPLKLALAQAEAALATARAQANSIATASPTGSEYAAANRAISAARSALGTAKRNYADYLAEFNAASPVEQDAMRPTLRTLGSARDQASATLALAKANRDRLSRSGQNGLAKDAGSLSVAAAKLAVAQAKADLGGAVLTAPVGGTVSVPSGVESGAGVSPGMAVVSVDEPRSLVFEASVDQADIASVAPGQPATVTLDAFAGQTLVGKVLSRSQSASTTATGGVAFVTKVSLAAGSVQPLAGMGGSVSITVKELPDAITVPAAAVVSNGEQRFVFVLADGRVHRTVVRIGAETDTAIQITDGVTAGAQVVVTGASSLSDGQSVRVSR, from the coding sequence GTGAACCGCAAGCGAGTGGTGATGATCGCGATCGTTGCAGCGGCGGTGATCGCGGCTGGGGGTGGGGCTGCCTACGCGAGTCTGAACAGCACTGCGCTGGTGAAGGTAACCACGGCCGGCCTCGGCCGGCTGGCCGTCACCGTGGACGCCCCGGGCACGGTCGCCGCAGCCAACCAGCGCGGGGTCTACCCGCCGACGGCAGCCACGATCGCCAAGGTCGAGGTTGCCGATGGCGACCGGGTGAGTGCCGGACAGGTGCTGGTGCGGCTGAACACGGCTCCGCTGAAGCTGGCCCTCGCGCAGGCGGAGGCCGCACTGGCAACGGCCCGAGCTCAGGCGAACTCGATCGCCACCGCGTCTCCGACGGGCAGTGAGTACGCCGCGGCGAATCGGGCGATCAGTGCGGCACGCTCTGCCTTGGGCACCGCGAAGCGGAACTATGCCGACTATCTGGCCGAGTTCAATGCGGCCAGTCCGGTCGAGCAGGACGCCATGCGTCCGACTCTGCGCACTCTCGGCAGCGCGCGCGATCAGGCCTCAGCCACACTGGCTCTGGCCAAGGCAAACCGGGACCGGCTGTCGCGTTCGGGTCAGAACGGCCTGGCCAAGGATGCCGGGTCCCTCTCCGTGGCGGCGGCCAAGCTGGCCGTGGCCCAGGCGAAAGCCGACCTCGGTGGGGCTGTGCTGACCGCTCCGGTCGGCGGGACGGTGTCGGTGCCGAGCGGGGTGGAGTCTGGTGCCGGGGTGAGCCCTGGCATGGCCGTAGTGAGTGTGGACGAGCCGAGAAGTCTGGTCTTTGAGGCCAGTGTCGACCAGGCTGACATCGCCTCGGTTGCGCCTGGTCAGCCGGCCACGGTGACGCTGGATGCGTTCGCCGGGCAGACTCTGGTCGGGAAGGTGCTCAGTCGAAGCCAGAGCGCGTCGACTACGGCGACCGGGGGCGTGGCCTTCGTCACCAAGGTCAGCCTGGCCGCGGGCTCGGTGCAGCCGCTGGCCGGCATGGGTGGGTCGGTGTCGATCACGGTCAAGGAGCTTCCCGACGCGATCACAGTTCCGGCTGCTGCGGTGGTGAGTAACGGGGAACAGCGCTTCGTGTTCGTGCTCGCCGACGGACGGGTGCACCGGACGGTGGTGCGCATCGGAGCCGAGACCGACACGGCCATCCAGATCACCGACGGTGTGACCGCCGGCGCTCAGGTGGTGGTGACCGGGGCCAGCAGCCTGTCTGATGGCCAGTCGGTGAGGGTCTCCCGGTGA
- a CDS encoding VIT1/CCC1 transporter family protein, with protein MTDLVDAPEVVGFGGLGARLNWLRAGVLGANDGLVSGAGLCIGVAAADPGNSPAILTAGVAGLLAGACAMAMGEYVSVSSQRDTEVALIERERRDLSETPELEFDELVEVYRGQGLTEATARQVVEELSAHDALAAHLRAEYGIHQHELTNPWHAAAASAIAFTSGFVLPLLAMMLLPIGLRIPLTLGVAALGLFATGWVSGHVSESAKYQPIIRNVLGGSAAMALTWAIGHLFGVVTG; from the coding sequence ATGACTGATCTGGTGGATGCCCCCGAAGTGGTCGGCTTCGGTGGACTCGGGGCCCGGCTGAACTGGCTGCGAGCGGGAGTGCTCGGGGCCAACGACGGGCTGGTCTCTGGCGCAGGCCTGTGCATTGGCGTGGCAGCCGCCGACCCCGGGAACAGCCCGGCAATCCTCACCGCCGGTGTGGCCGGCCTCCTGGCCGGGGCATGCGCCATGGCGATGGGTGAGTACGTGTCGGTATCAAGCCAGCGGGACACCGAGGTGGCTCTGATCGAGCGGGAGCGCCGGGATCTGAGCGAGACTCCCGAGCTGGAGTTCGACGAACTGGTCGAGGTCTACCGGGGCCAGGGGCTCACCGAGGCGACGGCTCGCCAGGTCGTCGAAGAGCTCTCCGCTCATGATGCGCTGGCCGCACATCTGCGCGCCGAGTATGGAATCCACCAGCACGAGCTGACCAACCCCTGGCACGCGGCCGCCGCCTCGGCGATCGCCTTCACTTCGGGCTTCGTCCTGCCACTGCTGGCCATGATGCTCTTGCCGATCGGCCTACGAATCCCGCTGACCTTGGGCGTCGCGGCGCTCGGGCTGTTTGCCACCGGCTGGGTCAGCGGACATGTCAGCGAGTCGGCGAAGTATCAGCCGATCATTCGCAACGTCCTGGGCGGCAGCGCCGCCATGGCCCTCACCTGGGCGATCGGGCATCTGTTCGGAGTGGTCACCGGCTAG
- a CDS encoding ArsR/SmtB family transcription factor — translation MEQEASGHLVVSPSDFVEAAETLAMLGSPIRIQLMWVLSDGPRDVTGLAEAIGQPLTTTSHHLRRMRAAGLITSRADGRRQVYSVEDPHLIELARQSVEHHADLRLRER, via the coding sequence ATGGAGCAGGAGGCCTCGGGCCATCTCGTGGTGTCGCCCAGCGACTTCGTTGAGGCCGCGGAGACTCTGGCGATGCTCGGATCGCCGATCCGGATCCAGCTGATGTGGGTACTCAGTGACGGTCCGCGCGACGTCACTGGACTGGCCGAGGCGATCGGTCAGCCGTTGACTACGACCAGCCATCACCTGCGCCGGATGCGGGCCGCCGGGCTGATTACCTCTCGTGCCGACGGGCGCCGCCAGGTCTACTCCGTGGAGGACCCGCATCTGATTGAGCTCGCCCGTCAGTCGGTGGAGCATCACGCGGATCTGCGCCTGCGCGAGCGGTGA
- a CDS encoding GNAT family N-acetyltransferase — protein MSQLRHDAEFDPTMVTEITDRGYTVQRANVSRELMDAWRSVVSRGFLDSEPTDEQLAAFFDRNKDYRLIGIYDPQAAVPEMPVATLGAWGARLTVPGGELESFAVSAVTVAPTHRRRGLLRSLLGGELRAAAHAGFPIASLTVSESSIYGRFGFAPAALAADAEISVRQAGWIGPEPDGRIDFLTREQGRAVADELHERVRAGRPGEVDHRAGAWDYTFGTMPAVEKAGAIRVVQYRSPAGQVDGLAVYTVTENETNFPDSTLNLQRFIAATDDAYPALWRFLLSLDLIGTIRASELSIDEPLWWMIADRRAARVSVLDHHYLRVLDVAAALEARRYDRTDELVLDVSDPLGIAGGRFHLTTAESGAATVRPAESSATPDVELGIAELSAMLLGGVSAVTLARAGRLRSPDPERVARLFAGTVTPQLSFWY, from the coding sequence ATGAGCCAGCTGCGACACGACGCCGAGTTCGACCCGACCATGGTCACTGAGATCACCGACCGCGGCTACACCGTCCAGCGGGCTAACGTCAGCCGCGAGCTGATGGACGCCTGGCGCAGCGTGGTGAGCCGCGGGTTCCTGGACAGCGAGCCCACCGACGAGCAGCTTGCGGCCTTCTTCGACCGGAACAAGGACTACCGGCTGATCGGCATCTACGACCCGCAGGCTGCGGTTCCCGAGATGCCGGTGGCGACTCTGGGCGCTTGGGGAGCAAGACTCACCGTCCCGGGCGGTGAGCTGGAGAGCTTCGCGGTCAGCGCGGTCACCGTGGCACCCACCCATCGGCGCCGCGGCCTGCTGCGCAGCCTGCTGGGCGGTGAGCTGCGCGCCGCGGCCCACGCCGGCTTCCCGATCGCCTCGCTGACGGTCAGCGAGTCCAGCATCTACGGGCGCTTCGGCTTCGCGCCGGCCGCGCTCGCCGCCGACGCAGAGATCTCGGTCCGCCAGGCCGGCTGGATCGGTCCGGAACCGGACGGAAGGATCGACTTCCTGACCAGGGAGCAGGGCCGGGCCGTCGCCGACGAGCTCCACGAACGGGTGCGCGCCGGACGTCCTGGCGAGGTGGATCACCGCGCCGGCGCCTGGGACTACACCTTCGGCACGATGCCGGCTGTGGAGAAGGCCGGTGCCATTCGGGTCGTCCAGTACCGCTCCCCCGCCGGCCAAGTGGACGGGCTGGCGGTGTACACGGTCACCGAGAATGAGACGAACTTCCCGGACTCGACGCTGAACCTTCAGCGGTTCATCGCGGCCACCGATGATGCCTATCCAGCACTGTGGCGGTTCTTGCTCTCCCTCGACCTGATCGGCACCATCCGAGCGAGCGAACTCAGCATCGACGAGCCACTGTGGTGGATGATCGCCGATCGCCGGGCCGCCCGAGTCTCGGTCCTCGATCATCACTACCTACGGGTTCTGGACGTTGCCGCGGCGCTGGAGGCCCGTCGCTACGACCGGACGGACGAGCTGGTGCTCGACGTGAGCGATCCGCTGGGCATCGCCGGCGGACGGTTCCACCTGACTACCGCCGAGTCCGGCGCGGCCACGGTGCGTCCGGCCGAGAGCTCGGCCACCCCGGACGTGGAGCTGGGCATCGCCGAACTGTCAGCCATGCTGCTGGGCGGGGTCTCTGCGGTCACTCTGGCTCGAGCCGGACGGCTACGCAGCCCCGACCCGGAGCGGGTGGCGCGGCTCTTCGCCGGCACCGTCACGCCGCAACTGAGCTTCTGGTACTGA
- a CDS encoding DUF1304 domain-containing protein, which yields MLIAGLVLAALAAALHVFIFYLESVAWTSSRARATFGTTPEEAQVTKSMAFNQGFYNLFLALLAFGGIVAFAAGAVVVGLTLVFAGVGSMLAAALVLLVSSADHRAAAVKQGLLPLLAVVGLLIGLI from the coding sequence GTGCTGATCGCCGGTCTGGTGTTAGCCGCACTGGCGGCGGCATTGCACGTGTTCATCTTCTATCTGGAGTCCGTGGCCTGGACGAGCTCGCGGGCCCGGGCCACCTTCGGAACAACTCCGGAGGAGGCTCAAGTGACCAAGTCGATGGCCTTCAACCAGGGCTTCTACAACCTGTTCCTGGCGCTGCTGGCCTTCGGTGGGATCGTCGCGTTCGCCGCGGGTGCAGTAGTCGTCGGCCTGACCCTGGTCTTCGCCGGGGTCGGCTCGATGCTCGCCGCAGCTCTGGTGCTGCTGGTCTCGTCCGCCGATCACCGGGCGGCGGCGGTGAAGCAGGGCCTGCTGCCGCTGCTGGCCGTGGTGGGTCTGCTGATCGGCCTGATCTGA